One Purpureocillium takamizusanense chromosome 12, complete sequence DNA window includes the following coding sequences:
- a CDS encoding Acetyl-CoA C-acetyltransferase (TransMembrane:1 (o221-240i)~MEROPS:MER0037236~COG:S~EggNog:ENOG503NWUN), which translates to MLAKVPGWRRSRLYKPSTALEDDGAGGGGGGGGEEVMYFALHDYARDNGLGGEEHKASMDTPWRTEVFDKYVVSKGRHTWSLFYVFGPAPRDLESLSALPDAAAAAFTSPDGKTSTVPGADPVLTSYISTPDGLVLPYRLEGNPSPRAPTVAFCNSLLTSLHMWDPLVATLKRARPDLRILRYDTRGRRAVPQQQHGPVAATLETLASDLAHLLDALRVPALHALVGVSMGGATALRFVLDRPRRVARLIACDFNAVSSPANTQAWKDRVALAESDGGNGIATLAEQTVARWFHPNSMHTADLVRWMTEMVAGNDVDGFKHSCTALWDYDMKAQMPSCRVPSLLVVGEEDAKGALVKAMDGFKSLLGAEGAELKVIPKSGHLPMCEEPDAFWAAIKEFL; encoded by the coding sequence ATGCTCGCCAAGGTGcccgggtggcggcgctcgcggctCTACAAGCCTtcgacggcgctcgaggatgatggagccggcggcggcggcggcggcggcggcgaagaggtcATGTACTTTGCGTTACACGACTACGCGAGGGATAACGGTCTTGGGGGAGAGGAGCACAAGGCGTCGATGGACACGCCCTGGCGGACAGAGGTGTTTGACAAGTACGTCGTGTCCAAGGGCCGGCATACGTGGTCGCTCTTCTACGTCTtcggccccgcgccgcgcgaccTCGAGTCGCTCTCCGCCCTccccgacgcggcggcggcggcgttcaCATCCCCCGACGGCAAGACCTCGACCGTCCCGGGCGCAGACCCGGTCCTCACGTCCTACATATCGACACCCGACGGGCTCGTCCTGCCCTACCGACTTGAGGGCAACCCCTCTCCCCGCGCCCCGACCGTCGCCTTCTGCAACTCGCTCCTCACGTCCCTCCACATGTGGGaccccctcgtcgccacgctcaagcgcgcgcgcccggaCCTGCGCATCCTGCGCTACGACacccgcgggcggcgcgccgtcccgcagcagcagcacggccccgtcgccgccaccctcgagACCCTCGCCTCTGACCTCGCGCacctgctcgacgcgctgcgcgtccccgcgctgcacgccctcgtcggcgtctccatgggcggcgccacggccctcCGCTTCGTGCTCGACCGTccccgccgcgtcgcccgcctcatcGCCTGCGACTTCAACGCCGTGTCCAGCCCCGCCAACACCCAGGCTTGGAAGGACcgcgtcgcgctcgcggagagcgacggcgggaATGGCATCGCGACTCTCGCTGAGCAGACCGTCGCGCGGTGGTTCCACCCAAACAGCATGCACACGGCCGATTTGGTGAGGTGGATGACCGAGATGGTAGCGGGGAATGACGTCGACGGCTTCAAGCACAGCTGCACCGCCCTGTGGGACTACGACATGAAGGCCCAAATGCCGAGCTGCAGGGTGCCGAGCCTGCTCgtggtgggcgaggaggacgcgaAAGGTGCactcgtcaaggccatggacgGCTTCAAATCGTTACTCGGGGCCGAGGGCGCAGAGTTGAAGGTTATCCCAAAATCTGGTCACCTTCCCATGTGCGAAGAGCCAGACGCCTTCTGGGCTGCCATCAAGGAGTTTCTCTAG
- a CDS encoding uncharacterized protein (EggNog:ENOG503PE0Z), with amino-acid sequence MPTAAFNVPPQYRRFTLFPHLPPEIRLRVWEEYLKSPGVSFVKVEPSETAWRSHFLMPLSFMQDDDDQDHPELHLDEVSLAIKKESVVKPPLSARLVAFYPVRVADISNYNMLHADLITMSRTYSESWTLARQLASREGALRLDNGMLVALDGSQDLITLDYLPPDLHQTDRALEVNISCPGLEKIRRAAVRVSPMWRPARTYPAKCKTCQEVHEVRDGGNCPTHLYQFLARHLPNLEEFYLLDYFVVEKSDSEKATWDILYGNGHDGAENACPGSHQRTFRAKDRIFHEIVGDGSSDRAWKTDSKTGKIRDWLQDSFVRYSNKSPLSRHESPEQVHFGILACQFNILPPSPSKAKTYPSSGKLRPARERPTKTKPSQGGLFFGGSLATASTLFLDEPGTSLGRLFDGEVATAWDVGVQNEILRQRPEPVHADADVAPQLVPERDQPRSWGGMLFSFGGISRISFRFTFSLFNGSVRRWAGF; translated from the coding sequence ATGCCGACCGCCGCGTTCAATGTCCCTCCGCAGTACCGTAGATTTACCCTGTTTCCCCATCTGCCGCCAGAGATTCGCCTCCGAGTGTGGGAGGAATACTTGAAGAGTCCTGGCGTCAGCTTTGTCAAAGTCGAGCCCTCCGAGACGGCATGGCGCTCCCATTTCCTCATGCCCTTGTCTTTCatgcaagacgacgacgaccaagaccATCCGGAGTTGCATCTCGATGAGGTTTCGCTCGCCATCAAGAAGGAATCTGTCGTCAAGCCACCTCTTTCGGCCCGTCTGGTTGCCTTCTACCCCGttcgcgtcgccgacatcaGCAACTACAACATGCTCCACGCTGACCTTATCACCATGAGCCGCACGTACAGCGAGTCCTGGACCCTCGCCAGACAGCTGGCCTCACGCGAGGGGGCGCTGCGTCTCGACAACGGCATGCTCGTTGCGCTGGATGGGTCTCAGGATCTCATCACCCTCGACTACCTTCCGCCCGACCTGCACCAAACTGACCGCGCCCTAGAGGTCAACATTTCTTGCCCCGGCCTCGAAAAGATTCGAAGAGCCGCAGTACGCGTCTCACCCATGTGGAGGCCGGCCAGGACCTATCCAGCCAAGTGCAAGACGTGTCAAGAGGTGCATGAGGTGCGCGATGGGGGCAACTGCCCGACGCACTTGTACCAGTTCCTTGCCAGGCACCTACCGAACCTCGAGGAGTTCTACCTATTGGACTATTTTGTCGTTGAGAAGTCTGATTCCGAGAAGGCTACTTGGGACATTCTTTACGGGAACGGACACGACGGTGCCGAGAATGCTTGCCCAGGATCGCACCAACGCACGTTCCGCGCAAAGGATCGCATCTTCCACGAGATTGTCGGCGACGGATCAAGCGACCGCGCCTGGAAGACGGATTCCAAGACTGGAAAGATTCGAGATTGGCTTCAAGACAGTTTCGTTCGCTACAGCAACAAGagccctctctctcgtcaCGAATCTCCTGAACAGGTCCACTTCGGTATTCTCGCATGTCAGTTCAATATCTTGCCTCCGTCCCCTTCCAAAGCCAAGACGTACCCGTCCTCAGGAAAGCTTCGACCCGCGCGAGAGAGGCCGACCAAAACCAAGCCCAGCCAAGGCGGTCTGTTCTTTGGTGGTTCATTGGCAACGGCTTCTACACTATTTCTTGACGAGCCTGGAACCAGCCTGGGCAGGCTTTTTGATGGAGAGGTGGCCACTGCTTGGGACGTCGGAGTGCAGAACGAGATTTTGAGACAACGACCAGAGCCAGTACATGCAGACGCAGACGTTGCTCCGCAACTTGTGCCTGAACGCGACCAGCCACGCTCATGGGGCGGCATGTTGTTTTCGTTTGGGGGCATCAGTCGGATTTCCTTTCGTTTCACGTTTTCCTTGTTCAACGGCTCGGTCAGACGATGGGCTGGCTTCTAG
- a CDS encoding uncharacterized protein (EggNog:ENOG503NV4R~BUSCO:EOG09260KWP~COG:P~TransMembrane:14 (o280-302i417-437o443-462i509-529o541-561i573-597o609-629i641-661o716-734i929-946o962-985i997-1018o1038-1055i1067-1085o)) yields MDPSHNEGAPGGHRPSEASDVTSPTDTRFPNPQSEPSARRDSEGLSESYQSTDTVRRRSEATGYGSIQSSATASATRSPADSSQQRTFASQTRPGAPLSGDRVKSLTRLRKPQLSRRTSSNTPHRGEVFSADDDTHEVEADAAVNRSRRRPPPPPSSLPRLQSYRGDDEEGDAEQRGVPTTTAEEDEDESRDHHDEELPLEEHVDCDSDGDISEAESFTLKDRQQAINQTHPFGIRVWKPALYKKDRSIQKFAQADIHSTPGGHVSSWLLLFNLLWTLCFGWWMACLAAFGAIFCLLFAAAASGREYGRVLWGLAGYLFYPFGKFVRLEKDEAYIDEDGDEGRSISEYEQWQSGDLEVGRLFFGPPDRNRSIVGRSRRSIDSDPSETDSLLGRGRRGESGDGQPRLKRRLFGRGEWNIGRVIFFTFFYCLISPSLIAVSAVCWFLVFTIPMGKVTILLFDHLRRHPLALSFESHVKYTRDNDAPDSSILLCTYRAVGSKYWKYTIDGTNIFLINLMAVVMFVIFDWLVLQRVLHLDNLITSPAFLFTAGLLSIIPLAYFIGQAVASISAQSSMGLGAAINAFFATVVEVFLYCVALSQGKGQLVEGSIVGSIFAGILFLPGISMCFGAIKRKTQRFNARSAGVTSTMLLFATVGAFGPTLFYQIYGTHELNCLDCEDGPGGSNSQGDSRDCRRCYFSQTPALDDRFYLEAVRPYCYLAAFMLFFAYLIGLWFTLRTHAAVIWNAEIEEKKHEEQLHASLLRASQPSAAETTGTDIRDSHLYKRILGQSLKQVGLQPNDDASRQGSVANQDAAPNGMSSTPHVVPPKTNDSVRSGIHVPGLSHADNTVLAREVAEIAAAAATIASRDRLAAVRKVSAISGSAGGTTRHAPRAAAFPDGGDPAVAVAETATAHAGGHGHDAPNWGRTKSSVILLGATILYAVIAEILVDTVDVVLESFAIDQKFLGITLFALVPNTTEFLNAISFAMNGNIALSMEIGSAYALQVCMLQIPCLVLFSAVYPNIPEGGEPGMYTFSLLFPQWDMVTVILCVFLLSYVYGEGKSNYFKGSILMLTYLVVVIGYFFSGYTSDVMGLERFDVMGSNGQYQSYKTIGRSTRGQAFRA; encoded by the exons ATGGACCCCTCGCACAACGAGGGCGCGCCTGGTGGCCATCGACCCAGCGAGGCATCGGATGTCACGTCACCCACGGACACCCGCTTCCCCAACCCACAGTCTGAGCCTTCTGCTCGCCGTGATTCCGAGGGCCTCTCCGAGAGCTATCAGTCCACCGACACCGTGCGACGGCGATCCGAAGCCACCGGCTATG GATCCATACAGTCttcggccacggccagcgccacgCGGAGCCCTGCCGACTCGTCACAGCAACGCACCTTTGCATCGCAAAcccggcccggcgcgcccTTGTCGGGCGACCGCGTCAAGTCGCTGACGCGACTACGAAAGCCGCAGCTGAGTCGACGCACCTCGTCCAACACACCGCACCGCGGCGAAGTGttctcggccgacgacgacacgcacGAAGTAGAGGCGGATGCCGCAGTCAATCGCTCCCGGCGccgaccaccgccgccgccaagcagTTTGCCTCGCTTGCAGTCATAtcgtggcgacgacgaagagggcgacgCAGAACAGCGAGGCGTGCCAACCACGaccgccgaagaagacgaggacgagagccGCGACCACCACGATGAAGAACTCCCCCTGGAGGAGCACGTTGACTGCGATTCGGACGGCGACATCAGTGAAGCCGAGAGCTTTACCCTCAAAGATAGACAGCAGGCAATTAACCAGACACATCCATTCGGCATTCGAGTGTGGAAGCCTGCTCTGTACAAGAAGGATCGATCAATTCAGAAGTTCGCACAGGCAGATATTCACTCGACACCCGGCGGTCACGTGAGCAGTTGGCTACTTCTGTTCAACCTGCTATGGACGCTGTGCTTTGGCTGGTGGATGGCCTGTCTTGCGGCGTTCGGCGCCATCTTTTGCCTCTTAttcgctgccgctgcgagTGGTAGAGAGTACGGCAGGGTCCTCTGGGGCCTAGCCGGCTATCTCTTCTATCCTTTTGGCAAGTTCGTCCGGCTCGAAAAGGACGAGGCCTAtatcgacgaggatggcgacgaaggcCGCAGCATTTCCGAGTACGAGCAGTGGCAAAGCGGCGACCTCGAAGTCGGACGACTCTTTTTCGGCCCTCCGGACCGCAACCGATCCATTGTTGGCCGCTCTCGGCGCAGCATCGATTCGGACCCCAGTGAGACGGACAGCCTCTTGGggcgcggacgacgaggagagtCTGGGGATGGGCAACCTCGCCTGAAGCGAAGGCTGTTCGGTCGTGGCGAGTGGAATATCGGCCGGGTCATCTTCTTCACCTTCTTCTACTGCCTCATTTCGCCATCACTGAttgccgtctcggccgtctgcTGGTTCTTGGTATTCACCATTCCCATGGGAAAGGTCACGATCCTCTTGTTCGATCACCTAAGGCGGCATCCGCTGGCGCTCTCCTTTGAGTCTCACGTCAAGTACACGCGCGATAATGACGCCCCGGACTCGTCGATCCTGCTCTGCACCTACCGTGCGGTGGGATCCAAGTACTGGAAGTATACCATTGACGGCACCAACATCTTCCTTATCAACCTGATGGCTGTAGTCATGTTTGTCATCTTCGACTGGCTTGTGCTGCAGCGCGTCCTCCACCTGGACAACTTAATCACCTCCCCGGCGTTTCTCTTCACAGCCGGACTGCTGTCCATTATACCCCTGGCATACTTCATTGGCCAGGCAGTGGCATCTATTTCGGCTCAGTCCTCCATGGGTCTTGGtgccgccatcaacgccttCTTCGCCACTGTGGTCGAGGTGTTCCTCTATTGCGTCGCGCTCAGCCAAGGAAAGGGTCAGCTCGTTGAgggcagcatcgtcggcagcaTCTTTGCTGGCATCTTGTTTCTGCCCGGCATTTCGATGTGTTTCGGTGCGATTAAGAGGAAGACGCAGCGCTTCAACGCCAGGTCTGCAGGTGTGACGTCTACGATGCTTCTCTTTGCCACAGTAGGTGCATTTGGCCCGACTCTGTTTTACCAGATTTACGGCACCCACGAGCTCAACTGCCTCGATTGCGAagacggccccggcggctcgAATAGCCAGGGAGACTCGCGTGACTGTCGTCGCTGCTACTTTTCCCAGACGCCGGCGCTCGATGACCGCTTCTACCTCGAAGCAGTCCGTCCATACTGCTACCTCGCCGCCTTTATGCTTTTCTTCGCGTACCTAATCGGTCTTTGGTTTACACTCAGAACCCACGCAGCCGTCATCTGGAACGCCGAGATTGAGGAAAAGAAgcacgaggagcagctccaTGCTTCGCTCCTGAGAGCCTCGCAACCCTCAGCCGCAGAGACGACAGGCACGGATATTCGCGACTCCCACCTGTACAAGCGCATCCTGGGCCAGTCTCTCAAGCAGGTCGGGCTGCAGCCAAATGACGACGCCTCTCGCCAAGGTTCGGTTGCGAACCAGGACGCCGCGCCAAATGGCATGTCCTCTACTCCGCATGTGGTACCTCCGAAGACAAACGACTCGGTTCGCTCGGGCATTCATGTTCCTGGCCTGAGTCACGCCGACAACACTGTCCTCGCCCGAGAAGTGGCGGAgatcgccgcggccgccgccaccattgCCTCACGGGACCGGTTGGCAGCGGTGCGCAAAGTATCAGCCATTTCGGGCTCGGCCGGAGGCACGACCAGACACGCaccccgcgcggcggcgttccCGGATGGCGGGgacccggccgtcgccgtcgcagagACGGCAACGGCTCACGCGGGCggtcatggccatgacgCGCCGAACTGGGGCCGAACAAAGAGCTCCGTTATCCTTCTGGGTGCGACCATTTTGTACGCCGTGATTGCCGAGATCTTGGTCGACACCGTGGACGTTGTTCTGGAGAGCTTTGCGATTGATCAAAAGTTCCTTGGTATTACGTTGTTTGCTCTGGTTCCCAACACGACCGAGTTCCTG AACGCCATTTCTTTCGCCATGAACGGCAACATCGCCCTGTCCATGGAGATTGGCTCCGCCTACGCGCTGCAAGTGTGTATGCTGCAGATTCCGTGCCTGGTGCTCTTCTCTGCCGTCTACCCCAACATCCCTGAGGGTGGCGAGCCGGGCATGTACACGTTCTCCCTGCTGTTCCCGCAGTGGGACATGGTGACGGTGATACTGTGCGTGTTTCTGCTCAGCTACGTgtacggcgagggcaagagCAACTACTTCAAGGGCAGCATTCTGATGCTGACGTatctggtggtggtgattggGTACTTTTTTAGCGGCTACACGTCGGACGTGATGGGCCTGGAGCGCTTCGATGTGATGGGCTCGAACGGCCAGTACCAGAGCTACAAGACGATTGGGAGATCGACGAGGGGACAGGCGTTCCGGGCCTAA
- the LET1 gene encoding 26S protease regulatory subunit 8 (EggNog:ENOG503NV58~COG:O): protein MALDQYYHNKIEAMKLEILKGQAALRRLEAQRNDYNSRVRLLREELGLLQQPGSYVGEVVKVMSTKKILVKVHPEGKYVVDVSDNVDVAKLTPGKRVTLLSDSYKLEKLLPSSVDPLVSLMMVEKVPDSTYDMIGGLDQQIKEIKEVIELGLKHPELFESLGIAQPKGVLLYGPPGTGKTLLARAVAHHTACKFIRVSGSELVQKYIGEGSRMVRELFIMAREHAPSIIFMDEIDSIGSSRVEGSSGGDSEVQRTMLELLNQLDGFEPTKNIKVIMATNRLDILDPALLRPGRIDRKIEFPPPSVEARADILRIHSRKMNLTRGINLTKIAEKMNGCSGAELKGVCTEAGMYALRERRVHVTQEDFELATAKILNKHDDKEVSLGKLWK, encoded by the exons ATGGCGCTCGACCAGTACTATCACAACAAGATCGAGGCGATGAAGCTGGAGATCCTCAAGGGTCAAGCAgctctgcgccgcctcgaggctcAGCGGAACGACTACAATTCCCGGGTCCGGTTACTACGGGAAGAGTTGGGGCTGTTGCAACAACCAGGGTCCTACGTAGGCGAGGTGGTCAAGGTCATGAGCACCAAGAAGATACTCGTCAAGGTGCACCCTGAGGGCAAATACG TTGTCGATGTGTCCgacaacgtcgacgtcgccaagCTTACCCCCGGAAAGCGCGTCACTCTCCTGTCCGACAGCTACAAGCTCGAGAAGCTCTTGCCCTCGTCCGTCGATCCGCTCGTCTCTCTCATGATGGTGGAGAAGGTTCCCGACAGCACATACGACATGATTGGCGGTCTGGATCAGCAGATCAAGGAAATCAAAGAAGTCATTGAGCTGGGCCTCAAGCATCCCGAACTCTTTGAGTCACTGGGTATCGCCCAGCCCAAGGGTGTCCTGCTCTACGGTCCTCCTGGTACCGGAAAGACGCTGCTGGCACGAGCCGTCGCCCATCATACGGCGTGTAAGTTCATCAGGGTGTCGGGCTCCGAGCTGGTGCAAAAGTACATTGGCGAGGGTAGCCGAATGGTCCGAGAGCTCTTCATCATGGCACGAGAACACGCTCCGTCCATCATTTTCATGGACGAGATTGACAGCATTGGCTCGTCGCGCGTGGAGGGGTCGTCTGGTGGCGACTCCGAGGTACAGCGGACAATGCTGGAGCTTCTCAACCAGCTCGATGGCTTCGAGCCCACCAAGAACATCAaggtcatcatggccacAAATCGGCTGGACATTCTCGACCCCGCCCTGCTGCGACCTGGCCGCATCGACCGAAAGATTGAGTTTCCCCCGCCAAGCGTCGAGGCGCGAGCCGATATCCTGCGCATTCACAGCCGCAAGATGAACCTGACGCGAGGCATCAACCTGACCAAGATTGCCGAGAAGATGAACGGGTGCTCgggcgccgagctcaagggcgTGTGCACAGAGGCTGGCATGTATGCGTTGCGCGAGCGGCGAGTGCATGTGACGCAGGAGGACTTTGAGCTGGCCACAGCCAAGATCCTCAACAAGcacgacgacaaggaggtGTCGCTTGGCAAGCTATGGAAGTAA
- a CDS encoding uncharacterized protein (COG:S~EggNog:ENOG503NUYT), which produces MSDPQIEARLKAREESLPAPVPAYLSKEGSPLTVDSNSYNAIQTAPRELIQEFTLPIRSGKAWEVPVGCIVRISTPEGAQVGDLNIWNRHNPRERFWASRTRQLHASHLTTHDRLWSTLPYMRPLATIIHNSLAWYGQDRNGGRVHDLLGTRCDPYINAVLSPGDTYDFHCHSNLVRAVAPFGLDERDVHDVINIFQVTGLDREGRYFMSPCPAREGDCIEFLAEQDLLMALSTCPGGDLSAWGFGADSEQEMIKCCRPLHVQVFRLKDTRLLDELEWKPAEVSPYKGMHGVISPLGEADAPKARS; this is translated from the exons ATGTCGGATCCGCAGATCGAGGCGCGCCTCAAGGCTCGCGAGGAGAGCCTCCccgcgccggtgccggcctACCTGTCCAAGGAGGGCTCGCCGCTCACCGTCGACAGCAACTCGTACAACGCCATCCAGACCGCGCCCCGGGAGCTGATCCAGGAGTTCACCCTGCCCATCCGCTCCGGTAAGGCGTGGGAGGTGCCCGTCGGCTGCATCGTGCGCATCAGCACCCCCGAAGGCGCCCAAGTCG GCGACCTTAACATCTGGAACCGGCACAACCCCCGCGAGCGCTTCTGGGCCTCGCGCACCCGCCAGCTGCACGCCTCGCACCTCACCACGCACGACCGCCTGTGGTCCACGCTGCCCTACATGCGGCccctcgccaccatcatccacAACTCGCTCGCCTGGTACGGCCAGGACcgcaacggcggccgcgtccacgACCTCCTCGGCACCCGCTGCGACCCCTACATCAACGCCGTCCTCTCCCCCGGCGACACCTACGACTTCCACTGCCACTCCaacctcgtccgcgccgtcgcccccttcggcctcgacgagcgcgacgtcCACGACGTCATCAACATCTTCCAGGTCACCGGCCTCGACCGCGAGGGGAGGTACTTTATGAGCCCCTGCCCCGCCCGCGAGGGCGACTGCATCGagttcctcgccgagcaggacctGCTCATGGCGCTGA GCACATGTCCCGGAGGAGACCTCTCCGCCTGGGGCTTCGGCGCGGACAGCGAGCAGGAGATGATCAAGTGCTGCCGCCCGTTGCATGTCCAGGTCTTTCGTTTAAAGGACACGCGGCTGTTGGATGAGCTGGAGTGGAAGCCGGCCGAGGTGTCACCTTACAAGGGCATGCACGGCGTCATCTCCCCGCTCGGTGAAGCGGACGCACCCAAGGCTCGCTCATAA